The following are encoded in a window of Phaseolus vulgaris cultivar G19833 chromosome 3, P. vulgaris v2.0, whole genome shotgun sequence genomic DNA:
- the LOC137807167 gene encoding serine/threonine-protein kinase RIPK — translation MTIAWGSIFSICFKSDSVSLSPKPTKEVATKGSSSNRVSIMDLSFPGSTLSEDLSVSLVGSNLHVFSLAELKIITQSFSSSNFLGEGGFGPVHKGFIDDKLRPGLEAQPVAVKLLDLDGSQGHREWLTEVVFLGQLRHQHLVKLIGYCCEEEHRLLVYEYLPRGSLENQLFRRFTASLTWSTRMKIAAGAAKGLAFLHEAKKPVIYRDFKASNILLDSDYDAKLSDFGLAKDGPEGDDTHVSTRVMGTQGYAAPEYIMTGHLTAMSDVYSFGVVLLEILTGRRSVDKGRPPREQNLVEWARPVLNDPRKLSRIMDPRLEGQYSEEGARKAAALAYQCLSHRPRNRPLMSTVVSVLEPLKDFDDVPIGPFVYTVPTDHNEMAKEVETPKERKRENGHHHHRNHHHNSHKHHDHDEANKDANGHHHNHRNRRHNGHRPHPLKSPKTPISSSESQSNEHRNGRRSGSNSPDTSIASETQGSMG, via the exons ATGACAATCGCATGGGGATCCATCTTCTCCATTTGTTTCAAGAGTGATTCTGTCTCTCTTTCTCCCAAGCCCACCAAAGAGGTGGCTACAAAGGGTTCTTCTTCCAACAGGGTCTCCATAATGGACTTGAGTTTTCCCGGCTCAACGCTGTCGGAGGATCTCTCCGTTTCTTTAGTGGGGTCAAACCTCCATGTTTTTTCACTCGCCGAGCTCAAGATCATCACGCAGAGTTTCTCTTCGAGTAACTTTCTGGGAGAAGGAGGTTTTGGACCTGTGCATAAGGGCTTCATTGATGACAAGCTTAGGCCTGGCCTCGAGGCTCAACCGGTGGCCGTCAAGCTCTTGGACTTGGACGGTTCTCAGGGGCACCGAGAGTGGTTG ACTGAAGTTGTGTTTCTGGGTCAACTAAGGCATCAACATCTGGTGAAGTTGATTGGATATTGCTGTGAAGAAGAACACAGGCTTCTGGTGTATGAATATCTACCACGAGGCAGCTTAGAGAATCAACTATTTAGAA GATTTACGGCGTCGTTAACATGGTCAACAAGAATGAAAATTGCTGCTGGAGCAGCAAAGGGTCTAGCCTTTCTACATGAAGCAAAAAAACCAGTCATCTATAGAGATTTCAAAGCTTCAAACATATTGTTAGACTCT GATTATGATGCAAAGCTTTCTGATTTTGGCTTGGCAAAAGATGGTCCCGAAGGAGATGACACACACGTTTCAACTAGAGTGATGGGCACACAAGGGTACGCGGCCCCAGAATACATCATGACAG GACACTTGACAGCAATGAGTGATGTATACAGTTTTGGAGTTGTTCTCTTGGAGATTCTAACAGGAAGAAGATCAGTTGACAAAGGGCGCCCGCCAAGAGAACAAAATCTGGTGGAATGGGCCAGGCCTGTTTTGAATGATCCCCGGAAACTTAGCCGAATAATGGATCCAAGACTCGAGGGACAGTATTCTGAGGAAGGGGCAAGAAAAGCAGCTGCATTGGCTTACCAATGTCTCAGCCACAGGCCAAGAAATAGACCCTTGATGAGCACTGTGGTTAGTGTTCTTGAGCCTCTTAAGGACTTTGATGATGTTCCAATTGGACCCTTTGTTTACACTGTTCCCACTGATCACAATGAAATGGCAAAAGAGGTTGAAACACCCAAGGAGAGAAAGAGGGAAAATGGTCATCATCATCACAGGAATCATCATCACAATAGTCATAAACATCATGATCACGATGAGGCCAATAAAGATGCAAATGGTCACCACCACAACCACCGAAATCGTCGCCACAATGGGCATAGGCCTCATCCACTTAAATCGCCCAAGACACCAATTTCATCATCGGAGTCACAGAGCAATGAACACCGAAATGGTAGAAGAAGTGGGTCAAACTCACCTGACACCTCCATTGCATCAGAAACACAAGGAAGCATGGGTTAG